In Brachybacterium fresconis, the genomic stretch CCAGCATCGCGACCTCCTCCCGGCGCAGTCCGGGCGTGCGTCGGCGGGTGCCCTCCGGCAGGCCGGCGTCGACCGGACGCAGCAGGGCGCGGCGGCGGCGGAGGAAGTCGGCGAGGTCGTGGAGCTCCTGGCGGGCAGTCATGACCCCATCCTGCTCCCCCGCGCCCGCCGCATCCAGGGAGAGGCTCTCCCCCGATGCTCCGGGCCTCGTCCCGGAGCCGCTCGGCGCGCAGGCTGGTCGCCATGACCACCACAGAACAGTCCACGCACCGACCCACCACCCGCCGCCTCGGAACGACCGGCCCGATCGTCACCTCCCCGGGACTGGGGGCCATGAGCCTGTCCGGGGTCTACGGCCCCACCGACGACGCCGAGAGCCTCCGCGTGCTGCACGCCTATCTCGACGTCGGCGGCACCCTCATCGACACCGGGGACTTCTACGGGGCCGGCCACAACGAGATGCTCATCGGCCGCGCCCTGCGCGAGCGCTCCCGGGACGACGCCGTGCTCTCGGTGAAGTTCGGCGCCACCGTCACCCCCGAGGGCATGCCCGCCGGATTCGACACCCGTCCCGAGCACGTGAAGTCCTCCCTGGCCTATTCGCTGCGCCGTCTCGGCGTCGACCACCTCGACATCTATCGACCCGCCCGCCTGGACCCGGAGGTGCCGATCGAGGAGACCATCGGAGCCGTCCAGGAGCTCGTCGAGGCGGGATATGTGCGCCACATCGGGCTCAGCGAGGTGGGCCCCGCGACCAT encodes the following:
- a CDS encoding aldo/keto reductase, which translates into the protein MTTTEQSTHRPTTRRLGTTGPIVTSPGLGAMSLSGVYGPTDDAESLRVLHAYLDVGGTLIDTGDFYGAGHNEMLIGRALRERSRDDAVLSVKFGATVTPEGMPAGFDTRPEHVKSSLAYSLRRLGVDHLDIYRPARLDPEVPIEETIGAVQELVEAGYVRHIGLSEVGPATIRRAAAIAPISDLQIEYSLLTRDIEDNGILATCRELGIGVTAYGVLAKGMVAGRTGGARQAFPRFQGENLERNRALLEQIQGIAAAQGATMAQLAIAWVAAQGVDVVPIVGARRVDQVTSMLASSAVHLGEQDLARIDAALPVGAAQGDRYPAEAMAQLDSEG